In Pirellulales bacterium, a single genomic region encodes these proteins:
- a CDS encoding CpaF family protein, whose amino-acid sequence MPPLKPLPTGRPTEKSQNSDFEALKRRIHTKLVDKLDLTRVGELEGDVLRREIRLVVEHLCDTEDTLLNRAERERLVEEVLDETFGLGPLELLLKDPTISDILINGPKNIYVERRGKLEKTTVQFRDNNHLMQIIDRIVSKVGRRVDEVCPMVDARLSDGSRVNAIIPPLALDGACVSIRRFGSNPLKLEDLLNYKAFTPEMVMLLEGAIKARLNIVISGGTGSGKTTLLNTLSSFIPNTDRIVTIEDAAELQLQQDHVVRLETRPPNIEGKGAITATDLVKNALRMRPERVIIGECRGAETLDMLQAMNTGHEGSMTTLHANTPRDAIARMETMITMSGFELPLKAMRQQIASAVDLVVQANRLQGGPRKITHITEVVGMEQDTIVMQDVYHYHQEGINEAGRAYGRFESTGIRPTFMDRLEQAGVRLPASAFRQRVMLVD is encoded by the coding sequence AGTTGGAAGGGGATGTGCTGCGCCGCGAGATTCGGCTGGTCGTCGAACATCTCTGCGACACCGAAGACACGCTGCTCAACCGCGCCGAACGTGAACGACTCGTCGAAGAAGTGCTTGACGAGACGTTCGGCCTGGGACCACTCGAACTGCTGCTCAAAGACCCGACGATCAGCGATATCTTGATCAACGGTCCGAAAAACATCTATGTCGAACGCCGCGGCAAGTTGGAAAAGACGACGGTTCAGTTCCGCGATAACAACCATTTGATGCAGATCATCGACCGGATCGTGTCGAAGGTAGGTCGCCGCGTGGACGAAGTGTGCCCGATGGTCGATGCCCGGCTTTCCGACGGCTCTCGTGTGAACGCGATCATTCCGCCCTTGGCGCTCGATGGGGCTTGCGTTTCGATCCGCCGTTTCGGCTCCAATCCGCTCAAGCTCGAAGATCTGTTGAACTACAAGGCCTTCACGCCCGAGATGGTGATGCTGTTGGAAGGGGCGATCAAGGCGCGGCTGAACATCGTCATCTCCGGTGGCACCGGCTCCGGCAAGACGACGCTGCTCAACACGCTGTCGAGCTTCATTCCCAATACCGACCGTATCGTGACGATCGAAGACGCAGCCGAATTGCAATTGCAGCAAGACCACGTCGTGCGGCTGGAAACGCGTCCGCCGAATATCGAGGGCAAGGGAGCCATCACGGCGACCGATCTCGTGAAAAACGCGCTGCGCATGCGGCCCGAACGAGTGATCATCGGCGAGTGCCGCGGCGCCGAGACGCTGGATATGTTGCAGGCCATGAACACGGGCCACGAAGGCTCCATGACCACGCTCCACGCCAACACGCCGCGCGACGCCATCGCCCGAATGGAAACGATGATCACGATGTCGGGCTTCGAATTGCCGCTCAAAGCGATGCGCCAGCAAATCGCGAGCGCCGTCGATCTCGTCGTGCAGGCCAATCGCCTCCAAGGCGGGCCGCGCAAGATCACGCACATCACCGAGGTGGTCGGCATGGAGCAAGACACGATCGTCATGCAAGACGTTTACCACTACCACCAGGAAGGCATCAACGAAGCCGGCCGCGCCTATGGCCGGTTTGAATCGACGGGTATTCGCCCGACGTTTATGGATCGGCTCGAGCAGGCGGGCGTGCGATTGCCGGCAAGTGCGTTCCGGCAGCGCGTGATGTTGGTCGACTAG
- a CDS encoding type II secretion system F family protein — translation MNPLLITIAVFVAVSLLVAIVAMWFHGGVETKVEDRLAQLTGAKVAGGGKDGLLKESGVLTQPLDATQGMLEEFLARFRGFSLWFEQANVTITASRFFGICGALAAVAVVGGFVMRLNPAVLPLLGLGAGMMPLMWLKFRRSRRFSKFAKQLPDSLELISRALRAGHSLQAGFHLVAEETSDPIATEFRRVYEEQNLGIPLDEALRNMNERMPNVDLRFFVTAVILQRQTGGDLAQILDKIGQLIRQRFEIFGQVQALTGEGRLSGIVLLALPPALFLAVYNLNPDYVMPLFTDPLGKQMMAGGVLLQLFGALVIRKIVNIEV, via the coding sequence ATGAATCCGCTGTTGATAACGATCGCCGTGTTTGTCGCCGTGAGCTTGCTCGTGGCGATCGTCGCGATGTGGTTCCACGGCGGGGTCGAAACCAAAGTGGAAGATCGGTTGGCGCAGTTGACGGGCGCCAAGGTGGCCGGCGGCGGCAAGGATGGCTTGCTGAAAGAAAGTGGCGTGCTCACCCAGCCGCTCGATGCCACGCAAGGAATGTTGGAAGAATTTCTGGCGCGTTTCCGCGGCTTCAGCCTGTGGTTCGAGCAGGCGAATGTGACGATTACGGCATCGCGGTTCTTCGGGATTTGCGGCGCTTTGGCTGCGGTGGCCGTTGTCGGCGGGTTCGTCATGCGGTTGAATCCCGCCGTGTTGCCGCTGCTGGGATTGGGGGCCGGGATGATGCCGCTCATGTGGCTGAAATTTCGGCGCTCGAGGCGATTCAGCAAATTTGCCAAGCAATTGCCCGACTCGCTGGAATTGATCTCGCGTGCGTTGCGGGCCGGACACAGCTTGCAGGCTGGCTTCCACCTTGTGGCGGAAGAGACGAGCGATCCGATCGCCACCGAGTTTCGCCGTGTGTATGAGGAGCAGAACCTTGGCATCCCGCTCGACGAAGCCTTGCGCAACATGAACGAGCGCATGCCGAACGTCGATTTGCGGTTTTTCGTGACCGCCGTGATCTTGCAGCGGCAAACGGGCGGCGACTTGGCCCAAATCCTCGACAAGATCGGGCAACTGATCCGCCAGCGTTTCGAAATCTTTGGCCAGGTGCAGGCGCTGACGGGCGAGGGCCGGCTGAGCGGCATCGTGCTGTTGGCATTGCCGCCGGCTCTGTTTTTAGCCGTTTACAACTTGAATCCCGACTACGTCATGCCGCTCTTCACCGACCCGCTCGGCAAGCAAATGATGGCCGGCGGCGTGTTGTTGCAACTGTTCGGTGCGCTGGTGATCCGAAAAATCGTCAATATCGAGGTCTGA
- a CDS encoding type II secretion system F family protein: MLAASFLTFDRVLPIAVFGAFALGAWWLMEMLSGRKSRAADRLDELSNPNARRREDTLKTKKPDAMSKMLEMATPALSKPLQPKTELEQGQLKAKLASAGFRSDSATGSFLGLKLIGLVVGLMIFGSGMLVFSGMSQKTLIYTVFGAGSLFYMPDFVVWIISRKRKKRIFLTLPDALDLMVVCVEAGLGLDQAMRKVSEEMKRSARVLCEEFSLSNFQLQMGRPKAEVLHELGARTGVEDLRSLAAILIQADKFGSSVAQALRVQSDSMRTRRRQLAEEKAAKTAVKLIFPLVIFIFPGIFVVLVGPAAITMIREMFPAMNGH, from the coding sequence GTGCTGGCCGCTAGCTTTCTCACATTCGACCGAGTTCTGCCGATCGCCGTCTTCGGGGCATTTGCTCTGGGGGCTTGGTGGCTCATGGAGATGCTCTCGGGCCGCAAGAGCCGGGCCGCCGATCGGCTCGACGAGTTAAGCAATCCGAACGCCCGGCGTCGCGAAGATACGCTCAAGACCAAGAAACCCGACGCGATGTCGAAGATGCTGGAGATGGCCACTCCCGCATTGTCAAAGCCTTTGCAGCCAAAGACCGAGCTCGAGCAAGGCCAACTCAAAGCCAAGTTGGCATCGGCCGGCTTTCGTAGCGACTCCGCCACCGGCTCGTTTCTCGGCCTGAAGCTGATTGGCTTGGTTGTCGGGCTGATGATCTTCGGCAGCGGAATGCTGGTTTTCTCGGGCATGAGCCAGAAGACACTGATCTACACGGTCTTTGGGGCCGGCTCGCTGTTCTACATGCCCGATTTCGTGGTTTGGATCATTTCGCGAAAACGGAAGAAGCGGATCTTCCTCACGCTCCCGGATGCCCTCGACTTGATGGTGGTGTGCGTCGAGGCGGGACTCGGCTTGGACCAAGCCATGCGCAAAGTGAGCGAAGAAATGAAACGCAGCGCCCGGGTGCTGTGCGAGGAATTCAGCCTGAGCAATTTTCAACTTCAGATGGGGCGCCCGAAGGCCGAGGTGCTCCACGAATTGGGGGCTCGAACCGGAGTCGAAGACCTGCGAAGCCTCGCGGCGATTTTGATTCAAGCCGACAAATTCGGTTCGAGCGTGGCCCAAGCACTCCGCGTGCAAAGCGATTCGATGCGCACGCGCCGCCGGCAGCTCGCCGAGGAAAAGGCGGCCAAAACGGCCGTGAAGCTGATCTTCCCGCTGGTGATCTTCATCTTCCCCGGTATTTTCGTAGTGCTCGTCGGCCCGGCCGCAATCACGATGATCCGCGAAATGTTCCCGGCCATGAACGGGCATTAG
- a CDS encoding tetratricopeptide repeat protein has translation MRKESLGWGFVALMALLAANGCKSTSSNAPTAANNNPVNGSGTRSALVSAGNDPTSLNTKTPPPGPDLYVSTARVYEGTQNIEAAKAQYERALKIDPAYLPALLGYAHLLDTQKEFTEADTYYKLAVKKHPEVAAVFNDWGMSQQRRGHLEESAKLLTKATRLQPEKALYRNNLAMVLVVTHRPQEAYRQLAAIEAPPVAHFNVAALLHRAGDDHLAAYHFAEASKEDPKWEQAREWAERLGGPAAPVANNAIVVSSGPRLPPPDPQPDPAAGQYLVAQRTPIVNQANAPSPGPAQPYMPTQPPVPSPEPAISPSPSYSAIDNGSAQNGAIIVNPTAAESSPAYGAVTPGPVTPTSGISYPAQYTSASPAVNGPPTGESIEAMPPLPPSAAPAGESQRGLVPLPPVR, from the coding sequence GTGCGAAAGGAGTCGCTGGGGTGGGGCTTCGTGGCTTTGATGGCGTTGCTAGCGGCCAACGGCTGCAAGTCGACGTCGTCGAACGCCCCGACCGCCGCCAATAACAATCCCGTGAACGGCTCGGGCACGCGCTCCGCACTCGTCTCGGCGGGCAACGATCCGACCTCGCTCAACACCAAGACGCCGCCCCCAGGCCCCGACCTGTACGTATCCACCGCCCGGGTCTACGAAGGAACGCAAAACATCGAGGCGGCAAAGGCCCAATACGAGCGAGCCCTGAAAATCGATCCGGCCTATCTCCCGGCTCTGCTCGGCTATGCCCATCTGCTCGATACGCAAAAGGAATTCACCGAAGCCGACACATATTACAAGCTCGCGGTGAAGAAGCATCCCGAGGTGGCCGCCGTCTTCAACGACTGGGGAATGTCGCAGCAGCGCCGCGGACACTTGGAAGAATCGGCGAAGCTGTTGACGAAAGCCACAAGGCTTCAGCCGGAAAAGGCGCTCTATCGCAACAATTTGGCGATGGTACTGGTCGTGACGCACCGGCCGCAAGAAGCCTACCGGCAGTTGGCGGCGATTGAAGCGCCGCCGGTGGCGCATTTCAATGTGGCGGCGCTATTGCACCGCGCCGGCGACGACCACCTGGCGGCATATCACTTTGCCGAAGCTTCGAAGGAAGATCCAAAGTGGGAGCAAGCTCGGGAATGGGCCGAGCGACTCGGCGGGCCAGCAGCGCCGGTTGCGAACAATGCAATTGTGGTGTCGAGCGGACCGCGACTTCCGCCCCCCGATCCGCAACCCGACCCGGCGGCAGGGCAATATTTGGTGGCCCAACGAACTCCGATCGTCAATCAGGCCAACGCGCCTTCGCCGGGCCCGGCTCAGCCGTACATGCCAACCCAGCCGCCGGTGCCATCGCCAGAGCCGGCGATCAGCCCTTCGCCGAGCTACAGTGCTATCGACAATGGTTCGGCGCAAAACGGGGCGATCATCGTGAATCCAACGGCTGCAGAAAGTTCGCCGGCATACGGAGCGGTCACGCCGGGCCCTGTGACGCCGACGAGCGGAATCTCTTATCCGGCGCAATACACTTCCGCGTCGCCCGCAGTGAACGGCCCTCCGACCGGCGAATCGATTGAGGCCATGCCGCCGTTGCCGCCAAGCGCCGCGCCGGCCGGCGAATCGCAACGCGGCTTGGTGCCGTTGCCGCCGGTGCGATAA
- a CDS encoding tetratricopeptide repeat protein, with protein MFFCAVVAIPAARAFALDRDLAYLHALESPSRGHGDVYGDVAVNYLETMEKTGTLSPALHEVFDLEMSKALRAEAQNPPDPSQRGALLSRSQKYLDEFVKNNPNHPEALQAQITSAEMLFDHAQETIAAARNNSDKAEREAALLQARNELAQVKAILQPSVEKLLEQLKALGPRPTRILNRQVVLKDRAFMTHKEKEQEAKRVDLDFDLIRTSGELAIVDYYRAQTFDPSPTSKQAAERKLALSTSAKSLDAYYQLHRGDDPISQLGRSGFIGALNAHTWYGKAVDELGASDQAKDIYDEVLENFPDTKDANTGRPALPSSVEKNGLEPVLARAKYFALQLLVRNPKSQKEYQEEAEEFINNPVYKKLFFGEWGYEAASFDLANWLLTTSEKETNTKDKAAEIKEALALLKDVSTVRSEFQDAAAQKRLKFARGVNPTNVDDALEFFKLAFKDKDWEKAEALLQTALDLLKKDTKRKEPEIKALQGQIQDWLAECRLQPIREDFIKSREPFKPEKYQAWLEAAQKVAQESKTSVIAPQAASMADYCAAVLYGKTRNDEQQARTAAAKKSAAEAKTAAYKQFQDLTDFITASFPNSPEADEARLSLGKAKWLDGNVAEAITTFQSITPKSEKYPEAMRLLGELGVEQFQTELKKPADKQNPQLTEKYRLDAIKALTESVKEQLSLLKPNDPIPSDLIKSELLLGQVHMEGKEYAEAVKVLQPLIDSAYAAKGSAGLDETMLKIFSSAVRAYMAMDDFQKAGKAGNVLIDLGPDRREVNVVLVDFVRRLDIELKELREKLDKLADASPAETEALRNRISAIKDMLGTMVGKLASRKELGAKSMIYLGTLYSDVDDYDDAEKQYKALLARADSDPDFKQEAAPSFLWVRGQLVDLLGKRGKLDEATAEIAKLRKERPNNLDFMVVEAKLWQEWGQKDPARYDTAVQKWTEIRRRLQHQPGKAGAAIYYDSVYNAAFSYFMEANKLALNPGKKGDAVKKIQDAQKILKSELIPNPKLDGPDSIKRFKGLQADLDKMLKRLQPSGEA; from the coding sequence GTGTTTTTTTGTGCCGTTGTTGCGATCCCCGCCGCGCGGGCATTTGCTTTGGACCGCGATCTGGCCTATCTGCACGCCTTGGAAAGTCCGAGCCGCGGACACGGCGACGTTTACGGCGACGTTGCAGTGAACTACCTCGAAACCATGGAAAAGACTGGCACGCTGTCGCCGGCGTTGCACGAAGTGTTCGATCTGGAAATGTCCAAAGCGCTTCGCGCCGAGGCCCAGAATCCGCCCGATCCGAGCCAGCGCGGCGCTCTGCTGTCTCGATCGCAAAAATATCTCGACGAGTTCGTCAAGAACAATCCGAACCATCCCGAGGCGCTGCAAGCTCAGATCACCTCGGCGGAGATGCTGTTCGACCACGCGCAGGAGACAATCGCAGCCGCGCGTAACAACAGCGACAAGGCCGAGCGAGAGGCCGCTCTCCTGCAGGCCCGCAACGAACTTGCCCAGGTCAAAGCGATCCTTCAACCATCGGTCGAGAAATTGCTCGAACAGTTGAAAGCGCTCGGTCCGCGTCCGACGAGGATCCTGAATCGTCAGGTGGTCCTCAAAGATCGCGCCTTCATGACGCATAAGGAGAAGGAGCAAGAGGCCAAGCGCGTCGATCTCGATTTCGATCTGATCCGCACTTCAGGCGAGCTTGCGATCGTCGATTACTATCGCGCCCAAACGTTCGACCCGTCGCCCACTTCGAAGCAGGCGGCCGAGCGGAAACTGGCGCTGAGCACGTCGGCCAAATCGCTCGACGCCTATTATCAACTTCATCGCGGCGACGACCCGATTTCGCAATTGGGCCGCTCGGGATTCATCGGCGCCCTCAATGCCCACACTTGGTATGGAAAGGCGGTCGACGAATTGGGCGCGTCGGATCAAGCCAAAGACATCTACGACGAAGTGCTCGAGAATTTTCCCGACACGAAGGACGCGAACACGGGCAGGCCCGCACTTCCCAGCTCCGTGGAGAAGAATGGCTTGGAGCCCGTTCTCGCCCGGGCGAAATATTTCGCATTGCAGTTGCTCGTCAGAAATCCGAAGAGCCAAAAGGAATACCAGGAGGAGGCCGAGGAGTTCATCAACAACCCCGTCTACAAAAAGCTTTTCTTCGGCGAATGGGGCTACGAAGCGGCTTCGTTCGATCTCGCGAACTGGCTGCTGACCACTTCGGAAAAGGAAACGAACACCAAGGATAAGGCTGCGGAAATCAAGGAAGCGCTGGCGCTGTTGAAAGACGTGTCGACGGTCCGCAGCGAATTTCAAGACGCGGCTGCGCAAAAACGGCTGAAGTTCGCCCGCGGCGTGAACCCGACGAATGTCGACGATGCGCTGGAGTTTTTCAAGCTGGCCTTCAAAGACAAGGATTGGGAAAAGGCCGAAGCGCTGCTGCAAACGGCGCTCGATCTGCTGAAAAAAGACACCAAGCGCAAGGAGCCGGAGATCAAGGCGCTGCAGGGCCAAATCCAAGACTGGCTGGCCGAGTGCCGGCTGCAGCCGATCCGAGAGGATTTCATCAAGAGCCGCGAGCCCTTCAAGCCAGAGAAGTATCAGGCGTGGCTCGAAGCAGCACAGAAGGTGGCTCAGGAAAGCAAGACATCGGTGATCGCGCCGCAAGCCGCTTCGATGGCCGACTATTGCGCTGCTGTTTTGTACGGAAAAACTCGCAACGACGAGCAGCAGGCACGAACAGCGGCGGCAAAGAAATCGGCGGCCGAGGCAAAGACCGCGGCATACAAGCAATTTCAGGATCTGACGGATTTCATCACGGCGTCGTTCCCCAACAGTCCCGAGGCCGACGAGGCCCGGCTCTCGCTCGGCAAGGCAAAATGGTTGGACGGCAACGTAGCCGAGGCGATCACCACATTTCAATCGATCACTCCGAAATCCGAAAAATACCCCGAGGCCATGCGGCTCTTGGGCGAATTGGGGGTCGAGCAGTTCCAAACCGAACTGAAAAAGCCCGCCGACAAACAGAATCCGCAGCTCACGGAGAAGTATCGCCTCGACGCGATCAAAGCCCTCACCGAAAGCGTCAAGGAGCAACTTTCGCTGCTCAAACCGAACGACCCGATTCCTTCCGATCTGATCAAATCCGAATTGCTGCTCGGCCAGGTACACATGGAAGGCAAGGAATACGCCGAAGCGGTCAAGGTGTTGCAGCCGTTGATCGACTCGGCGTACGCCGCGAAGGGAAGCGCGGGGCTCGACGAAACGATGCTGAAAATCTTCAGCTCAGCCGTCCGGGCCTACATGGCCATGGACGACTTTCAAAAAGCCGGAAAGGCCGGCAATGTGCTGATCGACCTTGGGCCGGATAGGCGCGAAGTGAATGTCGTGCTGGTCGATTTCGTGCGCCGCTTGGACATCGAGTTGAAGGAATTGCGCGAAAAGCTCGACAAGTTGGCCGACGCTTCGCCCGCCGAAACCGAAGCCCTGCGCAATCGGATTTCGGCCATCAAAGACATGCTCGGCACGATGGTCGGCAAGCTCGCCAGCCGCAAGGAGCTCGGCGCAAAGAGCATGATTTATCTAGGCACGCTCTACAGCGATGTCGACGACTACGACGATGCCGAAAAGCAATACAAGGCCTTGCTAGCGCGGGCCGATTCCGATCCGGATTTCAAGCAAGAAGCGGCGCCGTCGTTTCTGTGGGTTCGCGGTCAATTGGTCGATCTGCTGGGAAAGCGGGGCAAACTCGACGAAGCGACCGCCGAAATCGCAAAGCTTCGCAAGGAAAGGCCGAACAACCTTGATTTCATGGTGGTCGAGGCGAAGCTCTGGCAAGAATGGGGTCAGAAAGACCCCGCTCGTTATGATACGGCCGTGCAAAAGTGGACGGAAATCCGCCGGCGATTGCAGCATCAACCAGGCAAGGCAGGCGCTGCGATCTACTACGATTCCGTCTACAACGCCGCCTTCAGCTACTTCATGGAGGCCAACAAACTGGCGTTGAATCCCGGCAAGAAGGGGGATGCCGTTAAGAAAATTCAGGATGCCCAGAAGATTCTCAAATCGGAATTGATTCCGAATCCGAAGCTGGACGGGCCGGACTCGATCAAGCGATTCAAGGGCTTGCAAGCCGATCTGGATAAGATGCTCAAACGGCTTCAGCCCTCGGGCGAAGCCTGA
- a CDS encoding prenyltransferase/squalene oxidase repeat-containing protein, with the protein MAGEDAKKVVEEPEDEEVLEGSLFGDIQEWIRTAAPWWAISFTVHMVLLSSLLLLGKFVAPKQEGDAPAFDSADKQTAEAPVENYDLGTPQLDPSKLDTESLMEMQPTQPAQTEQINDDSAVFTEKGGGVAMTTTAPEMGGSGGFNVKAFGPGPKVTGKGGIGSGVGTGANAGSGGDGAGFGGRGTGMRKAMLGRYGGTKATERAVGAALYWLAKHQMPDGSWSLEKYQKMCTDKTCTGIGSVESLSGGTALGLLPFLAAGQTQATNGPFQRKVAGGIYWLMNHQKKDGDLSADAASQMYSHGLATIALCEDYGMTRDGSVGKAAQAAINFIQAAQNTKTGGWRYHPGEEGDTSVVGWQLMALKSAQMAGLSVNPATLQGTKKWLDSCSAGGGKAGSAGTAGRFSYQPDGGPTPPMSAVGILCNQYLHAGRADPIITGGVQFLMANQPESANHNVYYWYYATQVMHNMADKDWDTWNRKMRKILVESQAREGCSSGSWDPDKPNKDAWGPYGGRIMMTSLSALTLEVYYRYLPLYKLDKPDEIKPAGPVANTGEKPITGSKAMKPGVKPAK; encoded by the coding sequence ATGGCAGGCGAAGACGCAAAGAAGGTGGTCGAGGAACCCGAGGATGAAGAAGTCCTGGAAGGCTCTCTTTTTGGCGACATTCAGGAGTGGATTCGCACGGCCGCCCCATGGTGGGCAATCAGCTTCACCGTGCACATGGTGCTTCTCTCGTCGCTGCTGCTGTTGGGCAAATTCGTAGCTCCCAAGCAAGAGGGAGATGCTCCGGCGTTCGACTCGGCTGATAAGCAGACGGCTGAAGCCCCGGTTGAAAACTACGACCTCGGCACTCCGCAGCTCGATCCTTCGAAGCTCGACACCGAGTCGTTGATGGAAATGCAACCGACGCAGCCGGCTCAAACCGAGCAGATCAACGACGATAGCGCTGTGTTTACTGAAAAGGGCGGCGGTGTTGCCATGACCACCACGGCCCCCGAAATGGGCGGCAGCGGCGGCTTCAACGTGAAAGCGTTCGGCCCCGGTCCGAAAGTGACGGGGAAGGGGGGGATCGGCTCCGGCGTCGGCACCGGCGCCAATGCCGGGAGCGGCGGCGATGGAGCCGGCTTCGGTGGCCGTGGAACTGGCATGCGGAAGGCCATGCTAGGCCGCTACGGCGGCACCAAGGCGACCGAACGGGCCGTCGGCGCCGCCCTCTATTGGCTCGCAAAGCATCAAATGCCCGACGGCAGTTGGAGCCTCGAAAAATATCAGAAGATGTGTACCGACAAGACTTGCACGGGCATCGGCAGCGTCGAATCGCTCTCCGGCGGCACCGCCCTGGGCTTGCTGCCGTTTCTCGCGGCCGGCCAGACGCAGGCCACCAATGGCCCGTTCCAGCGCAAGGTTGCCGGCGGCATCTACTGGCTGATGAACCATCAGAAGAAAGATGGCGATTTGTCGGCCGACGCCGCATCGCAGATGTATTCGCACGGCTTGGCCACGATCGCCCTGTGTGAAGACTACGGCATGACCCGCGATGGATCGGTGGGCAAGGCCGCACAGGCCGCGATCAACTTCATTCAGGCCGCACAGAACACCAAGACCGGCGGATGGCGCTACCATCCGGGCGAAGAAGGCGACACGTCGGTTGTCGGCTGGCAGTTGATGGCCCTCAAAAGTGCCCAGATGGCCGGCCTATCGGTCAATCCGGCCACGCTGCAAGGGACGAAGAAGTGGCTCGATTCGTGCAGCGCGGGCGGGGGCAAGGCCGGAAGCGCCGGCACGGCCGGCCGGTTCTCCTATCAACCCGATGGCGGTCCGACCCCGCCGATGTCGGCCGTTGGCATCCTCTGCAATCAATATCTGCATGCCGGCCGCGCCGATCCGATCATCACCGGTGGCGTGCAATTTCTGATGGCCAATCAGCCCGAATCCGCCAACCACAATGTCTACTATTGGTACTATGCCACGCAGGTCATGCACAACATGGCCGACAAGGATTGGGACACCTGGAACCGCAAAATGCGGAAGATATTGGTGGAAAGCCAAGCTCGCGAAGGCTGCTCTTCGGGTAGCTGGGACCCCGACAAGCCGAACAAGGATGCGTGGGGACCCTATGGCGGACGAATCATGATGACCAGCCTCTCCGCTCTGACGCTTGAAGTGTATTATCGCTACCTCCCCTTGTACAAACTCGACAAGCCGGACGAAATCAAGCCGGCAGGTCCGGTGGCTAACACGGGGGAAAAGCCGATCACCGGCTCCAAGGCAATGAAGCCAGGCGTCAAGCCGGCGAAGTAG
- a CDS encoding biopolymer transporter ExbD: protein MSRKKRKSSNTEEVELNLAAMLDMAFQLLTFFILTFKPAPVEGQISLRMPPPQPLANANATKVAGETDSTDPVQGFNTLAIILYSDDNGNLTQIDVAKNAVPANDGLRGFDMELKKDLNDPGSPFDQVIIQVPPKLHYSELMRVMGVCTKQTVGGDPHTKLSKLSLVDQ, encoded by the coding sequence ATGAGTCGGAAAAAAAGAAAATCCTCGAACACCGAAGAAGTCGAGCTGAATCTGGCCGCCATGCTCGACATGGCGTTTCAGTTGCTGACGTTTTTCATCCTCACATTCAAGCCGGCGCCGGTCGAAGGACAGATTTCGCTTCGCATGCCGCCGCCGCAGCCATTAGCCAACGCAAATGCCACGAAGGTGGCCGGCGAAACCGATTCCACGGACCCCGTCCAGGGCTTCAACACGCTCGCGATCATCCTCTACTCCGACGACAATGGCAATCTCACCCAAATCGATGTCGCCAAGAATGCCGTGCCCGCGAACGACGGCCTGAGAGGCTTCGACATGGAGTTGAAAAAGGATTTGAACGATCCCGGCAGCCCGTTCGATCAGGTCATCATCCAAGTTCCTCCAAAGCTGCACTATTCCGAATTGATGCGTGTGATGGGAGTCTGCACGAAGCAAACCGTCGGCGGCGACCCACACACCAAGCTTTCGAAATTGAGTTTGGTCGACCAATAG
- a CDS encoding biopolymer transporter ExbD has protein sequence MIGKRKSRSDEAVELNLASMLDMAFQLLAFFILTFRPAPVEGQISLRLPPPQPVAETRESPPGNPDTLGGFRTLAINLAADANGKLSEIMVGRRNVAVDEKLQLFRAELNDDLNVPDSPFDQVVISVPAKLHYAELMRVVGVCSRQTIGGDPHAKLSKLSLVDQSNLDRP, from the coding sequence ATGATCGGAAAAAGAAAATCCCGGAGCGATGAAGCGGTCGAGTTGAACCTGGCCTCCATGCTCGACATGGCGTTTCAGTTGCTGGCGTTTTTCATCCTCACGTTTCGCCCGGCACCGGTCGAGGGACAGATTTCGCTTCGCTTACCGCCTCCGCAGCCGGTGGCCGAAACGAGGGAGAGTCCTCCGGGAAATCCGGATACCCTTGGTGGTTTCCGGACGCTTGCGATCAACCTCGCGGCTGATGCAAACGGCAAACTGTCGGAAATCATGGTGGGAAGACGCAACGTGGCGGTCGACGAAAAATTGCAGTTGTTTCGCGCGGAGTTGAATGACGATTTGAACGTGCCAGACAGCCCCTTCGATCAGGTCGTGATTTCAGTCCCGGCCAAGCTACATTATGCGGAGTTGATGCGCGTTGTCGGCGTTTGCTCGCGGCAGACAATCGGCGGCGATCCACATGCGAAGCTTTCCAAGTTGAGTTTGGTCGACCAGTCGAATCTCGATCGTCCTTAA
- a CDS encoding biopolymer transporter ExbD, translating into MALPSKAEPNLTPMLDMVFQLITFFMLVINFKTNQIDRQLDLPVVGTARPVDTHGELSMMMININNLGKYTVYNKPFSAPEMEQYIQRQAELDRLSARRANRSFDDADDLPTIVVIRADRNTPFDKLSRILKICQDNHYRNFAFRALGKKPKA; encoded by the coding sequence ATGGCGTTACCGTCGAAAGCAGAACCGAACCTGACGCCCATGCTGGACATGGTCTTTCAGTTAATCACCTTCTTTATGCTGGTGATCAATTTCAAGACGAACCAGATCGACCGCCAGTTGGACCTTCCCGTGGTCGGCACGGCGCGGCCCGTGGATACGCACGGGGAACTCTCGATGATGATGATCAATATCAACAATCTGGGCAAGTATACGGTGTACAATAAGCCATTTTCCGCCCCGGAAATGGAGCAGTACATCCAGCGACAGGCCGAGCTCGATCGGCTCTCCGCGCGCCGCGCAAACCGATCGTTCGACGATGCCGACGACCTGCCGACGATCGTCGTCATCCGGGCCGACCGCAACACGCCTTTCGACAAGCTGAGCAGGATATTAAAGATATGCCAGGACAATCACTACCGGAACTTCGCGTTCCGCGCTTTGGGAAAGAAGCCGAAAGCGTGA